One genomic segment of Oncorhynchus kisutch isolate 150728-3 linkage group LG15, Okis_V2, whole genome shotgun sequence includes these proteins:
- the nudcd2 gene encoding nudC domain-containing protein 2, with product MSVHFEERSGVIPCKTPWGNWSQTMEEIFIEVNVPHGTSGKEVKCNLGSKQIELHVKGQQVFKGKLFGITVADEGTWTLEDKCLIRIVLMKTNREAGNCWSSLLEGEYCADAWLQDQMQKKLTLERFQRENPGFDFSGAEISGNFAGGGPDFSSLQK from the exons ATGTCGGTCCACTTCGAGGAGAGAAGCGGCGTTATCCCGTGTAAAACACCATGGGGAAACTGGTCCCAAACCATGGAGGAGATATTTATTGAAGTGAATGTACCACATGGGACGTCTGGCAAAGAAGTCAAATGTAACCTGGGCTCCAAACAGATAGAACTACACGTCAAAGGACAACAAGTCTTCAAG GGTAAATTATTTGGCATCACTGTTGCGGATGAAGGAACGTGGACATTAG AGGACAAGTGTCTGATCCGTATCGTGCTGATGAAGACAAACAGGGAGGCAGGTAACTGCTGGTCCTCTCTGCTAGAGGGAGAGTACTGTGCTGATGCCTGGCTCCAGGACCAGATGCAGAAGAAACTAACTCTGGAGAGGTTCCAGAGAGAG AACCCTGGCTTTGACTTCAGTGGAGCAGAGATCTCTGGGAACTTTGCAGGTGGTGGGCCAGACTTCTCCAGCTTGCAGAAGTGA
- the LOC109879493 gene encoding cyclin-G1 produces the protein MLHTVTGPGALAFAVQLKALTDQEFRYQPKLSGLRIIETAHDNGLRMTARLREYEVKDLLSLTRFFGFSAETFSLAVNLLDRFLAVMKIQPKHLSCVGLSCFYIAVKTTEEKKNVPMANELIRISQNRFTVSDMMRMEKIILQKLYWKVKAPTALYFLRLFYSRIQDTLEDDCKEIMNVERLEAQLKACHCSFTFSKVKPSLLALSLLALELQGQHDHEHIDKLLNTFQCLQQQLAVREGDLVIVTELVMKCLIEYSTTRVSRPNSQRLRWILSGRTQRTLKHSYYKIAHMPTIPESAY, from the exons aTGCTTCACACAGTGACTGGACCAGGGGCTCTGGCCTTTGCTGTGCAGTTGAAGGCCTTGACTGACCAGGAGTTCAGGTATCAGCCCAAGCTGAGCGGGCTGAGGATCATTGAGACGGCCCATGACAATGGCCTGAGGATGACCGCCCGGCTCAGGGAGTACGAGGTGAAGGACCTCCTGTCTCTGACCAGGTTCTTTGGCTTCAGCGCAGAGACCTTCTCCCTGGCCGTCAACCTGCTGGACCGCTTCCTGGCTGTAATGAAG ATCCAGCCGAAGCACCTGTCATGCGTGGGCCTGTCCTGTTTCTACATTGCTGTGAAGACCACGGAGGAGAAGAAGAATGTCCCCATGGCCAACGAGCTGATCCGGATCAGCCAGAACCGCTTCACTGTGTCTGACATGATGAGGATGGAGAAGATCATTCTGCAGAAACTCTACTGGAAGGTCAAAGCCCCCACAGCCCTATACTTCCTCAGGCTGTTCTACAGCCGGATACAGGACACGCTTGAAGATGACTG CAAGGAGATCATGAACGTTGAGAGACTAGAAGCACAGCTGAAAGCCTGCCATTGCTCTTTCACTTTCTCCAAAGTCAAG ccCTCTCTGCTTGCCCTGTCCTTGTTGGCCTTGGAGCTTCAGGGGCAGCATGACCATGAGCACATAGACAAGCTGCTCAACACCTTCCAGTGTCTACAGCAGCAACTCGCT GTCCGAGAAGGAGACCTGGTTATCGTGACAGAGTTGGTAATGAAGTGTCTCATTGAGTATTCAACCACCAGGGTCTCCAGGCCCAACAGCCAGAGGCTTCGTTGGATCCTCTCTGGCAGAACACAACGCACGTTGAAACACAGCTACTACAAGATCGCCCATATGCCCACAATCCCCGAGTCCGCCTACTGA